From a single Arachis hypogaea cultivar Tifrunner chromosome 3, arahy.Tifrunner.gnm2.J5K5, whole genome shotgun sequence genomic region:
- the LOC112789384 gene encoding putative disease resistance protein At3g14460 has protein sequence MGRALLSSLLHDLMDNLLYLTSQTKHFMMKPHKYQRKLMDKLLILDALVDDAEQKQFTEGSNAQAVKGWLNELIHASYQLEELLMQIMATIKSPHSQGQQFFKVITTTKKPDKYIMARISESLGNLESLVKKKDVLGLTEHATWRESLQGLPSSSDVLDNYFYGNYPKDYFYGREEEEKSILENLLSASESDEHIKVINIVGNSGAGKTALADVVYFNHKVRESFELRAWITVPYKATATFIAKKILQAVTEEFVAGEDFDVLWKRLQESLDGKKFLLVLDDIRIEDELHKWSKLIASLESSAAKGSSIILTSSPHDDPKLLMLPANHDVHVSLLSIHNCWSIFLVHAFGQIDLHQHPELAAVGKEIVNKLGNLPLAAKMIGSLLQDKLHINQWVQILRCELLDAGDVDLPIPSFLVLCYLDLPAQLKRCFAYLSLFPKGYEFKQKEVILLWMAQGFLNDSDSKSNGKSMEDIGDEYFGYLIMRSFLQPFGSGVSFIMHNLVHDLASYAFGESYKHHLSYLRSTEDFPELSFYKHGELSRTILPIYLPLEGAPRWFDSSLLEQIIMKVNPHVFRVLSLSHYDITHLPASIGRLSCLSYLDLSHTALQTLPDSICDLLSLQTLRLTNCTSLTSLPKRVCNLVNLRYLDVRDSGLQEMPLEMHKLTSLRALTDFIVSKYVPRFGDLAGMYNLKTLTISKLENVVYAKNASDAKLKEKKTLDELMLQWSNGKHSNGNEMEVLESLEPHKDLKRLTVEYYNGASFPNWLGDKSYWDLQLVDLRHCENCNSLPTLGMLPFLKDLFIEGFTQVSSIGAEFYGVATASQKPFQSLERLQFQDMLEWKEWSILEGIEFPCLVELYIIRCPKLVRDLPKQVLSLEKLEIFGCYALEAPLPKVSDTCQVFVHDSNDIVMRNIAKTHSQPSLRRVKISEEVHEITVQSFSGFPSTKYTIGSSLGEIEEIAHVERMESESTRSRWPLDSSSSDTLRIPKLKETSSRIISHQVEANIPNIKQQKDPQSSDTKFNTPITTQAATKVETSSSKEDLDDQRSSFEMLKISTVSQLKSLPTKLHSLKIEGCESLESLPNDLLEGIITLEDLYLISCSSLRSLPSLGSVTTLYIRNCRRLENLPSLESRKQLACLHHLFIGSSCDSLTSLTLDLFPKLKILCIWDCPNLQSFNVTKEYKGDLPSLESLEIRDCPGLMSFPEGGIHAPNLESIFLSNCKNLNNLPDAMNSLTSLKTLFLHKCPEIESFPYGGLPSSLILLSVAYCDKLTPQKNWRLDTLESLNRLELEGGCMGMDSFPEDMILPPNINSLCISTLKSLKKLDYSGFQHLNALQTLEIHCCGMLCSLPDQGLPSSLNQLCVQECPLLTPRLKPNSGKEWHKVARIPHIQIDHQILYLGNQCQS, from the coding sequence ATGGGTAGAGCCTTACTCTCTTCTTTGCTTCATGATTTGATGGACAACCTTCTCTACCTCACCTCTCAAACCAAACATTTCATGATGAAGCCACACAAATACCAGCGCAAGCTCATGGATAAATTGCTGATCCTTGATGCTCTTGTGGATGATGCCGAACAGAAGCAGTTCACAGAAGGAAGCAATGCACAAGCAGTGAAAGGTTGGTTAAATGAACTAATACATGCTTCATACCAATTGGAGGAGCTTCTGATGCAGATCATGGCCACCATTAAGTCTCCGCATTCGCAGGGCCAGCAATTCTTCAAAGTCATCACAACAACAAAGAAGCCGGACAAGTATATCATGGCTCGAATCAGCGAATCTCTTGGGAACTTAGAATCTCTGGTGAAAAAGAAAGATGTTCTTGGATTAACTGAGCATGCTACTTGGAGGGAATCGTTGCAAGGATTGCCTTCGTCTTCTGATGTGTTGGATAATTATTTCTATGGAAACTATCCAAAAGATTACTTCTatggaagagaggaagaagagaaatctATATTGGAAAACTTGTTATCAGCTAGTGAAAGTGATGAACACATCAAGGTGATTAACATTGTGGGAAATTCCGGGGCAGGAAAAACTGCTTTGGCTGATGTTGTTTACTTCAACCACAAGGTAAGGGAGTCTTTTGAACTTAGAGCTTGGATCACTGTTCCTTACAAGGCCACTGCTACCTTCATTGCAAAGAAGATTCTCCAGGCAGTTACCGAGGAGTTTGTTGCCGGAGAAGACTTCGATGTATTGTGGAAGAGATTGCAAGAAAGCCTTGATGGGAAGAAGTTTCTGTTGGTGTTGGATGATATCAGGATTGAGGATGAATTACACAAATGGAGCAAGCTGATTGCTTCCCTTGAATCTTCTGCAGCAAAAGGTAGTTCCATAATCCTAACATCAAGTCCTCATGATGATCCAAAGCTACTGATGTTACCTGCAAATCATGATGTGCATGTGAGTTTGCTTTCAATACACAATTGTTGGTCAATCTTTTTGGTGCATGCTTTTGGCCAAATAGACCTTCATCAACACCCGGAACTAGCCGCAGTTGGCAAAGAAATCGTCAACAAACTGGGAAACCTTCCCCTGGCTGCAAAAATGATAGGGAGTCTCTTACAAGATAAGTTGCATATCAACCAATGGGTTCAGATCTTGAGGTGCGAATTGCTGGATGCAGGGGATGTGGATCTACCCATCCCTTCATTTCTAGTACTCTGTTATCTCGATCTCCCTGCGCAGCTTAAGCGATGCTTTGCTTATTTGTCATTGTTTCCAAAGGGCTACGAGTTCAAGCAGAAGGAGGTGATCCTCTTATGGATGGCCCAAGGCTTTCTGAATGACTCTGACTCTAAATCCAATGGAAAAAGCATGGAAGACATTGGTGATGAGTACTTTGGTTATCTAATCATGAGGTCATTCTTGCAACCCTTTGGCTCTGGTGTTAGTTTCATAATGCATAATCTGGTTCATGACTTGGCAAGCTATGCATTTGGAGAATCATACAAGCACCATTTGTCCTATTTAAGAAGCACAGAGGATTTTCCAGAATTATCCTTTTACAAACATGGAGAATTGTCAAGAACCATTCTACCTATATACTTGCCACTTGAAGGGGCTCCTAGGTGGTTCGACTCGTCGCTGCTTGAGCAAATAATTATGAAGGTGAATCCACATGTCTTCCGGGTCTTATCCTTATCACACTATGATATCACTCACTTGCCTGCTTCAATTGGAAGACTAAGTTGTCTTAGTTACCTTGATCTCTCTCACACTGCATTGCAGACACTGCCAGATTCCATTTGTGATCTGCTTAGTTTGCAAACACTTAGGTTGACAAACTGCACTTCTCTCACAAGTCTCCCCAAAAGGGTATGCAATTTGGTAAATTTGCGTTACCTTGATGTTAGAGATAGTGGCCTGCAGGAGATGCCGTTGGAAATGCATAAATTGACAAGTCTCCGGGCATTGACAGACTTTATTGTTTCCAAATATGTTCCAAGGTTTGGAGATTTAGCAGGGATGTACAATCTCAAAACATTGACCATTTCGAAGTTGGAAAATGTGGTCTATGCTAAGAATGCATCAGATGCCaaactaaaagagaaaaagacCCTTGATGAACTTATGCTTCAATGGAGCAATGGCAAACACAGCAATGGGAATGAAATGGAAGTGCTTGAGAGTCTAGAACCACATAAAGACTTAAAGAGACTAACAGTTGAGTACTACAATGGTGCAAGTTTCCCAAATTGGTTAGGAGATAAATCTTACTGGGATTTACAGCTAGTAGATCTCCGCCACTGCGAAAATTGCAATTCATTGCCAACATTGGGGATGCTGCCATTTCTTAAAGACCTCTTCATTGAAGGGTTCACTCAAGTAAGTTCCATAGGTGCTGAGTTTTATGGGGTGGCAACTGCTTCACAAAAGCCATTTCAATCTTTAGAGAGATTACAATTTCAGGATATGCTGGAATGGAAGGAATGGAGCATATTAGAAGGCATTGAATTCCCTTGTCTTGTTGAGCTATATATAATACGGTGTCCTAAACTAGTGCGAGATTTGCCAAAGCAGGTTCTTTCTTTGGAAAAGTTGGAGATTTTTGGATGCTATGCCCTTGAAGCTCCACTTCCCAAAGTCTCTGATACATGTCAAGTGTTTGTGCATGACAGCAATGACATTGTTATGAGAAATATAGCCAAAACCCACTCGCAACCATCCTTGCGCCGGGTCAAAATTTCAGAAGAAGTGCATGAGATCACAGTGCAATCCTTCTCTGGTTTTCCAAGCACTAAGTACACTATTGGTTCTTCTTTAGGTGAGATTGAAGAAATTGCTCATGTAGAAAGGATGGAGAGTGAATCCACAAGAAGCAGATGGCCACTTGATTCTTCATCTTCAGATACATTAAGGATACCGAAACTAAAGGAAACTTCCTCTAGAATTATCAGTCACCAAGTTGAAGCGAACATTCCCAACATCAAACAGCAAAAAGATCCACAATCTTCAGATACTAAATTTAATACTCCAATCACCACACAAGCAGCTACCAAGGTAGAAACTTCATCATCAAAAGAAGACTTAGATGATCAAAGATCATCCTTTGAAATGCTAAAGATTTCAACTGTGTCACAATTGAAGTCATTGCCAACCAAGCTGCACAGCCTAAAAATTGAAGGGTGTGAGTCCTTAGAGTCCCTTCCAAATGACTTATTGGAAGGGATAATTACTCTTGAAGACTTGTATCTGATTAGTTGCTCTTCTCTTAGATCCCTCCCTTCCCTTGGTTCTGTCACAACACTTTATATACGAAACTGCAGAAGATTGGAGAATCTGCCATCTTTAGAATCAAGAAAGCAGCTTGCCTGTCTCCACCACTTGTTCATAGGGAGTAGCTGTGATTCTCTCACTTCTTTGACCTTAGATTTGTTCCCCAAACTCAAAATTCTCTGTATATGGGATTGTCCCAATCTGCAATCATTTAATGTTACTAAGGAGTACAAGGGTGATCTTCCATCACTTGAGTCTTTAGAGATTAGAGATTGTCCAGGACTGATGTCTTTTCCAGAGGGAGGAATACATGCTCCAAATCTAGAATCCATATTCCTTTCCAATTGCAAGAATCTGAACAATTTGCCAGATGCTATGAACTCTCTGACATCCCTCAAGACATTATTTCTACATAAATGTCCAGAGATTGAATCTTTTCCATATGGGGGCTTGCCTTCAAGTTTAATTTTACTCTCCGTAGCTTATTGTGACAAACTTACACCACAAAAGAATTGGAGATTGGACACTCTTGAGTCTCTCAACCGTTTGGAGCTTGAAGGTGGATGCATGGGCATGGATTCATTTCCAGAGGACATGATACTTCCTCCCAATATAAACTCACTTTGCATAAGCACACTGAAGAGTCTCAAGAAGCTAGACTACAGTGGGTTCCAACATCTGAATGCTCTTCAAACACTTGAAATTCATTGCTGTGGCATGCTTTGTTCCTTACCTGATCAAGGCCTTCCTTCCTCCCTAAATCAACTTTGTGTCCAAGAATGCCCTTTGCTGACTCCAAGACTTAAACCAAATAGTGGGAAGGAGTGGCACAAGGTGGCTCGAATCCCACACATACAAATTGATCACCAAATCCTCTATTTAGGGAACCAGTGCCAAAGCTAG
- the LOC140173145 gene encoding disease resistance protein RGA2-like: MVTPLQMVMSTLLALDAVVDSAEEKQFRGGRSAQVVRKWLNKVQDALYQLDELLLQILTPISSTPDLHPLPKEFKEQILDTLTNLKSLVQQIDVLGLTFEPAMKSTESKQHIKVINIVGLAGVGKTALANVLFSNHKVTDSFEIIAKIFVSNTATSLMVKDILQPGFGNFYGDHELCEILESICRGKKCLLVLDDIIIEDRLQDWRKLIASLETGAARGSAIIHTSIPHRDPMLFKFMVHEIHTVHLDLLSIEDWLSIFMGHASRQRKNVGELPKELSAVGEKIVNKLGALPLAAKMTGAFCKISWI, translated from the exons ATGGTGACACCACTGCAAATGGTCATGTCAACATTGTTAGCCCTTGATGCTGTGGTTGATTCTGCAGAAGAGAAGCAGTTTAGAGGAGGAAGAAGTGCACAAGTAGTGAGGAAGTGGTTAAATAAAGTACAAGATGCTTTATACCAACTGGATGAACTGCTGCTGCAGATTTTGACCCCCATCAGTTCTACTCCAGATCTGCATCCGCTGCCGAAGGAATTCAAGGAGCAAATCCTTGATACTCTCACAAACTTAAAATCTCTGGTGCAACAGATTGATGTCCTTGGCTTAACTTTTGAGCCTGCTATGAAGAG TACTGAAAGTAAACAACATATCAAGGTGATTAACATAGTGGGATTAGCTGGGGTAGGTAAGACTGCCTTGGCTAATGTTCTCTTCTCCAACCACAAAGTGACGGATTCTTTTGAAATAATAGCTAAAATCTTTGTGTCCAACACAGCCACTAGCTTGATGGTTAAGGATATTCTCCAGCCAGGCTTTGGAAATTTTTATGGTGACCATGAGTTATGTGAGATATTGGAGTCAATATGTCGTGGGAAGAAATGTCTATTGGTGTTGGATGACATCATCATTGAGGATAGATTACAGGACTGGAGGAAGCTGATTGCTTCCCTTGAAACTGGAGCAGCAAGAGGGAGTGCCATAATCCATACATCCATTCCTCATCGTGATCCAATGCTATTCAAATTTATGGTACATGAGATTCATACTGTGCATCTGGATTTGCTGTCAATAGAGGATTGGTTGTCAATCTTTATGGGGCATGCTTCTAGGCAGAGAAAGAACGTTGGTGAACTCCCGAAAGAACTATCAGCAGTTGGAGAAAAAATCGTCAACAAATTGGGAGCTCTTCCCTTGGCTGCAAAAATGACGGGAGCCTTTTGCAAGATAAGCTGGATTTGA